Proteins co-encoded in one Burkholderia ambifaria AMMD genomic window:
- a CDS encoding ABC transporter permease gives MSTLTTGATPRDAKAWLVTPALAFIVALFIYPFAYGLVLSFQPMNGGGALANYVQFFTDTAMWPTVLVTLKLAVPATLINVGISVPVAFALRRNSPYQKFVTTLLVIPITLGTVLVADGMLTYFGPNGWFPQALQGLHLYTDEVRLTHNYWGVLLSLIVSGFPFAFLLMLSYISGIDPTLARAAATLGANPWQQFRQIYLPLLVPGLTMAACLSFVQAFSVFPSAVLLGAPAGPTRVISIAAAEAAFESYDYSLASAIAIVMGFVQLLVVASMLGARRFFYTGPVTGGKG, from the coding sequence ATGAGCACGCTCACGACCGGCGCCACGCCGCGCGACGCGAAGGCGTGGCTCGTCACGCCCGCGCTCGCGTTCATCGTCGCGCTGTTCATCTACCCGTTCGCCTACGGCCTCGTGCTGTCATTCCAGCCGATGAACGGCGGCGGCGCGCTTGCGAACTACGTGCAGTTCTTCACCGACACCGCGATGTGGCCGACCGTGCTCGTCACGCTGAAGCTCGCGGTGCCGGCGACACTCATCAACGTCGGCATCTCGGTGCCGGTCGCGTTCGCGCTGCGCCGCAACTCGCCGTACCAGAAGTTCGTCACGACGCTGCTCGTGATTCCGATCACGCTCGGCACGGTGCTCGTCGCCGACGGGATGCTCACGTACTTCGGCCCGAACGGCTGGTTCCCGCAAGCGCTGCAGGGGCTGCACCTGTACACGGACGAAGTGCGCCTCACGCACAACTACTGGGGCGTGCTGCTGTCGCTGATCGTGTCGGGCTTTCCGTTCGCGTTCCTGCTGATGCTGTCGTACATCAGCGGCATCGACCCGACGCTCGCACGCGCCGCGGCCACGCTCGGCGCGAACCCGTGGCAGCAGTTCCGGCAGATCTACCTGCCGCTGCTCGTGCCGGGGCTCACGATGGCCGCGTGCCTGTCGTTCGTGCAGGCGTTCTCGGTGTTCCCGTCGGCCGTGCTGCTCGGCGCGCCGGCCGGGCCGACGCGCGTGATCTCGATCGCGGCCGCCGAAGCCGCGTTCGAGAGCTACGACTATTCGCTCGCGTCGGCGATCGCGATCGTGATGGGCTTCGTGCAACTGCTGGTGGTCGCGTCGATGCTCGGCGCGCGCCGCTTCTTCTATACGGGGCCGGTGACAGGGGGCAAGGGCTGA
- a CDS encoding ABC transporter permease, which yields MATDNHAAPAWPPKQGAPDARPVNARTPQKMRSNLAGRAWKALVWGLMAFFLLNVMLLIATVAVNSVATRWFGTPLPQGFTLHWYAKAWEDFQLASVLWVTVEVVGAVVLLSVALGVPAAYALARVRFRGKRFALLVFLLPLMVPPVTYGIPMATVMYKVGLAGTLSGVILANLVPALPFVILVMTPFIEQIDPNLEAAARIFGANTWRYFRYVLLPLLVPGMLAAALLVLVRTIGMFELTFFTAGPSTQTLVVALYYAVFSTGVRAPQSIDAMAMIYMAITLIWVVIALQFVSPTQLVSRVKQERQ from the coding sequence ATGGCGACCGACAATCATGCCGCGCCGGCCTGGCCGCCGAAGCAGGGCGCGCCCGATGCGCGCCCCGTCAACGCGAGGACACCGCAGAAGATGAGAAGCAACCTCGCCGGCCGGGCATGGAAGGCCCTCGTGTGGGGGCTGATGGCGTTCTTCCTGCTGAACGTGATGCTGCTGATCGCGACCGTCGCGGTGAACTCGGTCGCGACGCGCTGGTTCGGCACGCCGCTGCCGCAGGGCTTCACGCTGCACTGGTACGCGAAGGCATGGGAAGACTTCCAGCTCGCGAGCGTGCTGTGGGTGACGGTCGAAGTGGTTGGCGCGGTCGTGCTGCTGTCGGTCGCGCTCGGCGTGCCGGCCGCCTATGCGCTCGCGCGCGTGCGGTTTCGCGGCAAGCGCTTCGCGCTGCTGGTGTTCCTGCTGCCGCTGATGGTGCCGCCCGTCACGTACGGGATCCCGATGGCGACCGTGATGTACAAGGTCGGGCTCGCCGGCACGCTGTCGGGCGTGATCCTCGCGAACCTCGTGCCGGCGCTGCCGTTCGTGATCCTCGTGATGACGCCGTTCATCGAGCAGATCGACCCGAATCTCGAGGCCGCCGCGCGCATCTTCGGCGCGAACACGTGGCGCTATTTCCGCTACGTGCTGCTGCCGCTGCTGGTGCCCGGCATGCTCGCGGCCGCGCTGCTCGTGCTGGTGCGCACGATCGGGATGTTCGAGCTGACCTTCTTCACCGCCGGCCCGAGCACGCAGACGCTCGTCGTCGCGCTGTATTACGCGGTGTTCTCGACCGGCGTGCGCGCACCGCAGTCGATCGACGCGATGGCGATGATCTACATGGCCATCACGCTGATATGGGTCGTGATCGCGCTGCAGTTCGTGAGCCCGACGCAGCTCGTCAGCCGCGTGAAGCAGGAGCGGCAGTAA
- a CDS encoding ABC transporter substrate-binding protein, which translates to MSDDTIRLGMVNAQSGNSAGLGRGLLMGAQAVFDDVNARGGVHGRKIELVVADDRYEPERTVDDTLEMIERRNVLALFGYVGTPTTTAVLPIIRDAGIPLVGTFSGAMALRRPVTPEVFNIRASYEDETRALVERLLAHDHAKRFAVFYQDDGFGLAVLAGTRLALQRHGLDVVATGTFRRGTTAVDTGLAAVLEGRPDVVIMVGPYTPVAAFIRAAHREGLNARLAAVSFVGTDDLLRLLGEEGNGTLISQVVPLPQNERPIIRDCVRLIEQRFPGERAGVVHIEGCLDAKIALIGLERAGPAPTRATLKQALESIRHVDLGGLVAEMNADDHQAFDDVFLTEIAHGRVTPLDAPAR; encoded by the coding sequence GTGAGCGACGACACGATCCGCCTGGGCATGGTCAACGCGCAGTCGGGCAATTCCGCCGGGCTCGGACGCGGTCTGCTGATGGGTGCGCAAGCCGTATTCGACGACGTGAACGCGCGCGGCGGCGTGCACGGCAGAAAGATCGAGCTCGTGGTCGCGGACGATCGCTACGAGCCCGAGCGGACGGTTGACGACACGCTGGAGATGATCGAGCGGCGCAACGTGCTGGCGCTGTTCGGCTATGTGGGCACGCCGACGACCACCGCGGTGCTGCCGATCATCCGGGACGCCGGCATTCCGCTCGTCGGCACGTTCAGCGGCGCGATGGCGCTGCGCCGGCCGGTCACGCCGGAGGTATTCAACATCCGCGCGAGCTACGAAGACGAAACGCGCGCGCTGGTCGAGCGGTTGCTCGCGCACGACCACGCCAAGCGTTTCGCGGTGTTCTACCAGGACGACGGCTTCGGGCTCGCGGTGCTGGCGGGCACGCGCCTCGCGCTGCAGCGTCATGGCCTCGACGTCGTCGCGACGGGAACGTTCCGGCGCGGCACCACGGCCGTCGACACCGGCCTGGCGGCCGTGCTCGAAGGGCGGCCGGACGTCGTCATCATGGTCGGCCCGTATACGCCGGTGGCCGCGTTCATTCGCGCGGCGCACCGCGAAGGGCTGAACGCGCGGCTCGCGGCGGTGTCGTTCGTCGGCACCGACGACTTGCTGCGCCTGCTCGGCGAAGAAGGAAACGGCACGCTGATCTCGCAGGTCGTGCCGCTTCCGCAGAACGAGCGCCCAATCATCCGCGACTGCGTCCGGCTGATCGAGCAACGTTTTCCGGGCGAACGGGCCGGTGTGGTGCACATCGAGGGCTGCCTCGACGCGAAGATCGCGCTGATCGGGCTGGAGCGCGCGGGCCCGGCGCCGACCCGCGCGACGCTGAAGCAGGCGCTCGAATCGATCCGGCATGTCGATCTGGGCGGCCTGGTGGCCGAGATGAATGCCGACGACCATCAGGCGTTCGACGACGTGTTCCTCACCGAAATCGCACACGGCCGCGTCACGCCGCTCGACGCACCGGCCAGATAA